In a genomic window of Peptoclostridium acidaminophilum DSM 3953:
- a CDS encoding ArsR/SmtB family transcription factor, translated as METYMTNPEQYDELSEILKALSHPVRLCIVRGLLANGACNVSDMQNCLKAPQSTISQHISKLKACGIIKGEKRGLEIYYSVTNKKAAELINVLFD; from the coding sequence ATGGAAACATATATGACAAACCCCGAGCAGTATGATGAGCTTTCGGAAATACTCAAAGCTCTCTCTCATCCTGTGAGGCTCTGTATCGTTAGAGGTCTCCTGGCAAACGGAGCCTGCAACGTCAGCGACATGCAAAATTGCCTGAAGGCCCCGCAGTCTACAATATCCCAGCACATTTCAAAACTCAAAGCCTGCGGGATAATAAAGGGAGAAAAAAGAGGCCTTGAAATATACTATTCTGTGACAAACAAGAAGGCTGCCGAATTGATTAATGTTTTGTTTGATTAA
- a CDS encoding SHOCT domain-containing protein gives MYYRMMGEWGWGFMFLFPLIILAIAAYIAYMIGSNRAAGSQGQTTGQGGYRSAEEILAERFAKGEISEEEYMNMKATLKK, from the coding sequence ATGTACTACAGAATGATGGGAGAATGGGGGTGGGGATTTATGTTTTTGTTTCCGCTAATAATACTCGCGATAGCAGCCTACATTGCGTATATGATTGGGAGTAACCGCGCAGCAGGCTCACAGGGACAAACCACCGGTCAAGGCGGCTACAGATCCGCCGAAGAGATTCTCGCTGAAAGATTTGCAAAGGGTGAAATAAGCGAGGAAGAATATATGAACATGAAAGCGACTCTGAAGAAATAA
- a CDS encoding ABC transporter ATP-binding protein, whose protein sequence is MNILTVENISKSYGEKTLLSDITFTITDEDKIGVIGINGTGKSTLLRIIAGCEAADSGSVSIPSSMKIEYLPQNPDFDPEASVLEQVFKGDSPVIKLIRDYEKALDEISRHPEDEALQKSFMQLTGAMDTMDAWEIESQVKTILTKLGITRFDERVGNLSGGQKKRVALSGALITPCDLLILDEPTNHLDNDTIDWLEKHLAARKGALLMITHDRYFLDRVVNKTMELDGGNMYAYSGGYSQFVEKKAERRSLESAVERKRQNLYRNELEWMRRGAKARTTKQKARIQRFEQIEDAKLDIDDSKIEISAAHSRLGRKIIEINSISKSFGDNKLIDDFSYIVLRDDRIGIVGSNGLGKSTLLNLIAGRLQVDSGSIDIGPTVKIGYFSQESEDMDTSLRAIEYIRSYAEYVTTADGTKLSASQMMERFLFTGDMQWTYITRLSGGERRRLYLLKILMDAPNVLILDEPTNDLDIDTLRVLENYIDEFGGAVITVSHDRYFLDRVCNKIFSFEGRGVIDEYTGSYSDFAEKRQQEQADVISAQKLQAKDEGEQKQVQSRQKTKLSYKEQLEYEGIGAEIEALEELLEKLENELEKSSSDFSKLQEIMDKKEQTEEELLLKLERQEYLENLKMSLES, encoded by the coding sequence GTGAATATATTAACTGTTGAAAACATATCTAAAAGCTATGGAGAAAAAACGCTTCTAAGTGACATAACATTTACAATAACAGACGAGGACAAGATAGGCGTAATAGGAATAAACGGCACAGGCAAATCTACGCTCCTTAGAATAATAGCAGGCTGTGAGGCGGCAGATTCCGGAAGTGTAAGCATACCAAGCTCCATGAAAATAGAGTACCTGCCTCAGAATCCAGATTTCGATCCGGAGGCGAGCGTTCTCGAGCAGGTGTTCAAAGGGGATTCGCCAGTAATAAAGCTCATAAGGGATTATGAAAAGGCACTAGATGAGATTTCAAGGCATCCGGAGGATGAGGCTCTTCAAAAAAGCTTCATGCAGCTGACTGGAGCCATGGACACTATGGATGCATGGGAGATAGAAAGCCAGGTCAAGACAATACTGACCAAACTCGGAATAACAAGATTTGACGAGAGGGTAGGCAACCTCTCGGGAGGACAGAAAAAAAGGGTGGCACTCTCGGGAGCTCTCATAACTCCCTGCGACCTTCTGATACTGGACGAGCCCACAAATCACCTGGACAACGATACCATAGATTGGCTTGAAAAGCACCTTGCAGCCAGGAAGGGCGCGCTCCTTATGATAACACACGACAGATACTTTCTGGACAGGGTAGTAAACAAGACAATGGAGCTTGACGGCGGCAATATGTATGCTTATTCAGGCGGTTACTCTCAGTTCGTCGAGAAGAAGGCCGAAAGAAGGAGCCTGGAATCGGCAGTTGAAAGAAAAAGGCAGAACCTCTACAGAAACGAGCTGGAGTGGATGAGGCGCGGCGCAAAGGCCAGGACAACAAAGCAAAAGGCCAGGATTCAAAGATTCGAGCAGATAGAGGATGCGAAGCTTGACATAGACGATTCGAAAATCGAAATCTCAGCAGCCCATTCAAGGCTTGGAAGGAAGATAATTGAAATAAACAGCATTTCAAAAAGTTTCGGAGACAACAAATTGATAGACGACTTCAGCTACATCGTACTCAGAGATGATCGCATAGGCATAGTCGGCAGCAACGGACTTGGAAAGTCGACGCTGCTCAACCTCATAGCCGGCAGGCTTCAGGTCGACAGCGGCAGCATAGACATAGGACCGACTGTCAAGATAGGCTATTTCTCGCAGGAGTCGGAGGATATGGACACCAGTCTCAGGGCAATCGAGTATATCAGAAGCTACGCCGAATACGTTACAACAGCTGACGGCACCAAGCTGAGCGCTTCTCAGATGATGGAAAGGTTCCTCTTTACAGGCGACATGCAGTGGACGTACATCACGAGGCTGTCGGGCGGCGAGCGCAGAAGGCTTTACCTGCTCAAGATACTAATGGACGCGCCGAATGTACTCATACTAGACGAGCCCACAAACGACCTTGATATAGACACGCTCAGGGTGCTTGAAAACTACATCGACGAGTTCGGCGGAGCCGTTATAACGGTGTCGCACGACAGGTATTTTCTCGACCGCGTATGCAACAAGATATTCTCTTTCGAGGGCAGAGGAGTTATAGATGAATATACAGGCAGCTACTCCGATTTTGCGGAGAAGAGACAACAGGAGCAAGCAGATGTAATAAGCGCTCAAAAGCTGCAGGCCAAGGACGAAGGTGAGCAAAAGCAGGTACAGTCCAGGCAGAAGACTAAGCTCTCATACAAGGAGCAGCTTGAGTATGAGGGAATAGGCGCCGAGATAGAAGCCCTCGAGGAGTTGCTTGAAAAACTCGAGAACGAGCTTGAAAAAAGCTCGAGTGATTTTTCAAAGCTGCAGGAGATAATGGACAAGAAGGAGCAGACTGAGGAGGAGCTGCTTTTAAAGCTTGAGAGGCAGGAATACCTCGAGAATCTCAAGATGTCACTAGAGTCCTAA
- a CDS encoding IS1182 family transposase encodes MIQLQQTLVISPYLELYNLVIPKDNMLRQINELVDFSFIYEELKQNYCLDNGRNAIDPIRMFKYLLLKAIFELSDADIVERSKYDMSFKYFLDMAPEEQVIDSSSLTKFRKLRLKDMNLLDLLINKTVELAIEKGIIQSKSIIVDATHTKARYNQKSPREILQDRSRKLRKAIYKVDESVKAKFPAKNTSNMLEDELAYCKKLIEVVEAEGGVCELPKIKEPLNLLKETVADDLEQLRISEDQDAMIGHKSADSSFFGYKTHIAMTEERIITAAVVTTGEKNDGKQLQTLIEKSKQAGMEVNTVIGDAAYSEKDNITYAKENTVELVAKLNPSVTQGYRKHEDEFQFNKDAGMYVCKAGHMAIRKARQGKKGIGTNQTDTYYFDVEKCKRCLRRQGCYKEGAKSKSYSVSIKSDEHTEQMAFQETEYFKTKAKERYKIEAKNSELKHRHGYDVATSSGLVGMELQGAMAIFTVNIKRILKLMK; translated from the coding sequence TTGATTCAGCTACAGCAAACATTGGTCATAAGTCCATATCTGGAGCTTTACAATCTAGTGATCCCCAAGGATAATATGTTGCGGCAAATCAATGAGCTTGTTGATTTTTCTTTTATATATGAAGAACTCAAACAGAATTACTGCCTGGACAATGGGAGAAATGCGATTGACCCTATTCGCATGTTTAAATACCTGCTGCTAAAAGCAATCTTTGAATTGTCCGACGCCGACATCGTCGAGAGATCGAAATATGATATGTCGTTTAAGTACTTTCTGGATATGGCACCGGAAGAGCAGGTGATAGATTCTAGTTCACTAACCAAGTTCCGAAAACTTCGGTTAAAGGATATGAATTTACTCGATTTGCTGATTAACAAGACGGTTGAACTCGCCATCGAAAAAGGCATTATCCAGAGTAAATCCATCATCGTAGATGCGACGCATACGAAAGCTCGTTATAACCAGAAGTCTCCACGTGAAATTTTACAGGACCGTTCTCGAAAACTCAGAAAGGCTATCTACAAGGTTGATGAATCTGTAAAAGCCAAGTTTCCTGCGAAAAATACAAGCAATATGTTAGAGGACGAACTCGCCTATTGTAAAAAGCTTATCGAGGTAGTCGAGGCAGAAGGCGGCGTTTGTGAGCTGCCTAAGATAAAAGAACCGCTCAATCTACTGAAAGAAACCGTTGCAGATGACCTTGAACAACTTCGAATCTCGGAAGACCAAGATGCAATGATCGGTCATAAGAGTGCGGACTCTTCGTTCTTTGGCTACAAAACCCATATTGCTATGACCGAGGAAAGAATTATTACGGCAGCCGTTGTAACAACTGGTGAGAAGAATGATGGCAAACAATTGCAGACCTTAATCGAGAAGAGCAAGCAAGCAGGCATGGAAGTGAATACAGTCATCGGAGATGCGGCATACTCCGAAAAAGATAACATCACTTACGCCAAAGAGAACACGGTTGAACTAGTGGCTAAGCTTAACCCGTCTGTTACACAAGGCTACCGTAAGCATGAAGATGAATTCCAGTTCAATAAGGATGCAGGAATGTATGTCTGCAAAGCTGGCCACATGGCAATCCGAAAGGCCCGTCAAGGCAAGAAAGGCATCGGCACAAACCAGACGGATACATACTACTTTGATGTGGAAAAGTGCAAGAGATGCTTACGCCGTCAAGGTTGCTACAAGGAAGGGGCAAAAAGTAAATCCTATTCGGTGAGCATAAAGTCCGACGAACATACTGAACAGATGGCTTTCCAGGAGACTGAGTACTTTAAGACGAAGGCCAAGGAACGTTACAAAATTGAGGCAAAGAACAGCGAACTGAAACACAGACACGGGTATGATGTGGCGACATCCTCGGGTCTTGTCGGCATGGAGTTACAAGGTGCAATGGCGATATTCACTGTAAATATAAAAAGAATATTAAAGTTAATGAAGTGA
- a CDS encoding S8 family peptidase, protein MKFKKLTAIILSSMLAASSCMLSLAAQPDTAAEKSSSKVRMIVVYKEGTSRIKKSEVGNKYGLLKIRNLDLINGQSVYVDSRKVAELMQDEDVELVEKDNIAKALAKPVKPVPSPSQTTPWGIERVNSNDVLNIATGNGVKVAVVDTGVDTAHPDLSANIAGGANFVSTVRSYKDDNGHGTHVAGIIGASNNTIGVVGVAPEARIYAVKVLNKSGTGYISDIIAGLQWSVSNGMDVVNMSLGSNYPSTSFESAINAASDAGVIIVAAAGNDSSSVDYPAAYDKTIAVSATDKNNLLASFSSRGDQVDIAAPGVSIYSTYKGSAYATMSGTSMATPHVSGVIALMLQRDPEMTLDEIRQQFSSGCVDLGAEGKDPYYGYGLVDASSLVH, encoded by the coding sequence ATGAAATTCAAAAAATTAACCGCTATTATACTATCAAGCATGCTCGCAGCTTCCAGCTGCATGCTTTCCCTCGCCGCACAGCCTGATACGGCCGCTGAAAAGTCGAGTAGCAAGGTCAGAATGATTGTAGTCTATAAGGAAGGCACCTCTAGAATTAAAAAATCCGAAGTAGGAAACAAGTATGGACTTTTAAAGATAAGGAACCTAGACTTGATAAACGGCCAGAGCGTGTATGTAGACAGCCGAAAGGTAGCAGAACTTATGCAGGATGAAGATGTCGAGCTTGTTGAAAAGGATAATATTGCAAAGGCTCTTGCAAAGCCAGTAAAGCCTGTTCCATCTCCAAGCCAAACGACGCCTTGGGGTATTGAAAGGGTAAACTCAAACGATGTATTGAATATTGCCACAGGAAACGGAGTCAAGGTTGCTGTAGTTGACACTGGCGTGGATACGGCACATCCTGATCTTTCTGCAAACATAGCAGGAGGAGCTAACTTTGTCTCTACGGTCAGATCTTACAAGGATGACAATGGACACGGCACTCACGTGGCAGGTATAATAGGCGCCAGCAACAACACAATAGGCGTTGTAGGCGTTGCCCCTGAGGCCAGGATATATGCAGTTAAGGTTCTCAACAAGAGCGGCACAGGCTATATCTCAGACATCATAGCCGGCTTACAGTGGTCTGTTTCAAACGGTATGGATGTAGTTAACATGAGCCTTGGCTCAAACTACCCGAGCACATCCTTTGAAAGCGCAATAAATGCTGCATCTGATGCCGGAGTCATAATAGTGGCTGCTGCCGGAAACGACAGCTCATCTGTAGACTATCCCGCCGCATATGATAAAACAATAGCCGTATCCGCAACTGACAAGAATAATCTTCTGGCTTCCTTCTCTTCAAGAGGGGATCAGGTGGATATAGCGGCTCCTGGAGTTTCAATATATTCAACATACAAGGGCAGTGCGTACGCCACAATGAGCGGCACTTCGATGGCAACACCTCATGTAAGCGGTGTTATCGCTTTGATGCTGCAAAGAGACCCTGAAATGACTCTTGATGAAATCAGGCAGCAATTCTCATCAGGCTGCGTTGACCTTGGAGCTGAAGGCAAAGATCCTTATTACGGATATGGTCTTGTGGATGCATCAAGTCTGGTACACTAG
- a CDS encoding IS110 family RNA-guided transposase encodes MSNILFKNLFISVGIDVGAEFSWMSISLPNQTFVGKPFKILHSDLNSLSLTVSKIKEAEELYSLESRIFLESTGIYHYPLFCYLRDKGFNIAVINPIITKNSTNINIRKVHNDRFDSRKVALVGLKPDLKVSLMPSDLALDLRNLSREYYDLMDNRSAYVNKLQGELRMVFPQYLKIFSKITTNTSLTLLEKYTSPEAFLKASKEEIVDCIRSTARFGLTYAENKYNAIIQAASDANTFGYSVSSNFKRILLYIRFIRNYDIEVESVLSDMHELVDANETTDFVKQVRLVESYKGAGFLSAVSLMGEIGDFSSFRSPKQLFAYFGLDPAVKQSGQFEGTKVSMSKRGSRIARRVIHTMALISISKNRDGSAKNPVLRDYYLKKCQSKPKMVALGAVMHKVCNIVFAILRDEKQFIIITPEDHQMNYLKAKCDKAA; translated from the coding sequence ATGTCAAATATTTTGTTTAAAAATTTGTTTATCTCGGTTGGTATTGATGTTGGTGCGGAGTTCAGTTGGATGTCTATCTCACTGCCTAACCAAACCTTTGTAGGAAAGCCTTTTAAAATCCTGCATTCTGACCTTAATTCCCTAAGCCTTACTGTTTCTAAAATAAAAGAAGCAGAAGAGCTGTATTCCTTAGAAAGTCGCATCTTTCTGGAATCCACGGGAATTTATCATTACCCACTCTTCTGCTATCTTCGTGATAAGGGTTTTAACATTGCGGTTATCAATCCTATCATCACTAAGAATAGCACAAACATCAACATTAGAAAAGTGCATAATGACCGTTTTGATTCAAGAAAAGTTGCTTTAGTAGGTCTAAAACCTGATTTAAAGGTATCACTGATGCCATCTGATCTTGCTCTTGATTTGCGAAATCTTTCAAGGGAATATTACGACCTGATGGATAATCGCTCTGCTTATGTGAATAAGCTACAGGGCGAGCTGCGAATGGTATTTCCGCAGTATTTGAAAATATTTTCCAAAATAACCACAAATACATCTCTGACCTTACTGGAAAAATACACGTCTCCTGAAGCGTTTTTAAAAGCTTCGAAAGAGGAGATTGTTGATTGTATAAGGTCTACTGCCAGGTTTGGGCTTACATATGCTGAAAACAAGTATAATGCCATAATCCAGGCTGCAAGTGATGCAAATACCTTTGGGTATTCTGTAAGCAGTAATTTCAAGCGAATTCTTCTTTATATCCGTTTTATCAGAAACTACGATATTGAAGTGGAATCTGTTCTTTCTGACATGCATGAACTTGTTGATGCGAATGAAACTACTGATTTTGTAAAACAAGTCCGCTTAGTTGAATCCTATAAAGGCGCCGGCTTCTTGTCCGCAGTGAGTCTAATGGGTGAGATTGGCGATTTTTCATCTTTTCGTTCACCAAAACAACTCTTTGCTTATTTTGGGCTAGATCCAGCTGTAAAACAGTCTGGTCAGTTTGAAGGCACAAAGGTTTCCATGTCAAAGCGAGGTTCTCGTATTGCTAGAAGGGTTATTCATACAATGGCTCTTATCAGCATCAGCAAGAACAGAGATGGCTCTGCCAAAAATCCGGTCTTACGTGATTACTATTTAAAGAAATGCCAGTCAAAGCCTAAAATGGTTGCTCTTGGCGCTGTTATGCATAAAGTCTGTAACATTGTGTTTGCAATACTTCGTGATGAAAAACAATTCATTATCATCACACCAGAAGATCATCAAATGAATTACTTAAAGGCTAAATGCGATAAAGCCGCATAA